A genomic stretch from Coffea arabica cultivar ET-39 chromosome 10c, Coffea Arabica ET-39 HiFi, whole genome shotgun sequence includes:
- the LOC140015999 gene encoding uncharacterized protein, whose protein sequence is MHGGSSPWILPAQFKLLLAQHQRNTIILRHGIYKWPVVVGQRSFQEGWDEYYHENITNKHDILLLRHTGNLVFDVIHFSELQRQVYLSWTVPLPNLLQARASHPQDSIIIQQSVASSIKPDLTQNLTDSVSFYQTFNTASPNTLKIPRFVDHFVNGQRTPTLLIRTGEKLTEIGVKGKKLKTNWRNFALQHQLQHNEVLVFIPESSTTFTLSVFDDDGVEKVFPWSCIYEIFSNSPACT, encoded by the exons ATGCACGGTGGTAGCAGCCCTTGG ATTCTGCCTGCTCAATTCAAACTATTACTTGCTCAGCACCAGCGCAATACAATCATTCTCAGGCATGGAATTTATAAATGGCCTGTTGTGGTCGGTCAGCGTTCATTCCAAGAAGGCTGGGATGAATATTACCATGAAAACATTACTAACAAACATGATATCTTACTCCTACGCCATACCGGCAATCTCGTCTTTGATGTCATCCATTTTTCGGAGCTGCAGAGACAGGTTTATCTATCTTGGACAGTTCCATTGCCAAATTTATTGCAGGCTCGTGCTTCTCATCCACAAG ATTCTATAATAATTCAGCAGTCGGTTGCTTCATCAATAAAACCAGATTTAACCCAAAATCTTACTGACTCGGTTTCCTTCTATCAAACATTTAATACAGCATCCCCGAACACATTG AAAATCCCAAGATTTGTCGATCACTTCGTTAATGGACAGAGAACTCCAACACTACTTATTAGAACTGGAGAAAAACTTACAGAGATTGGTGTGAAAGGAAAAAAGCTAAAAACAAATTGGAGAAACTTCGCTCTTCAGCATCAGTTGCAGCACAATGAAGTCCTCGTCTTCATTCCAGAATCATCAACTACCTTCACACTTTCAGTCTTCGATGATGATGGAGTCGAGAAAGTCTTTCCATGGTCTTGCATCTatgaaattttttctaattCTCCTGCTTGTACCTAA